The Leadbettera azotonutricia ZAS-9 genome has a window encoding:
- a CDS encoding P-II family nitrogen regulator, whose protein sequence is MKLIIAYVQPHMLNEVKQELFKAEVFKISVTNAMGCGQQKGYTEQYRGVELEVNLLKKVRIEIAVNDNFVKPTIDAIIRGARSGEIGDGKIFVLPVEECIRIRTGETGSAAIG, encoded by the coding sequence ATGAAATTAATTATTGCGTACGTACAGCCTCATATGCTGAATGAGGTAAAACAGGAACTTTTTAAGGCTGAAGTTTTCAAGATTTCAGTAACCAATGCTATGGGCTGCGGACAGCAGAAGGGTTATACCGAACAGTACCGGGGCGTAGAATTGGAAGTTAACCTTCTTAAAAAGGTACGCATCGAAATCGCGGTGAATGACAACTTTGTCAAACCCACCATCGATGCCATTATCCGGGGCGCCCGCAGCGGGGAAATCGGGGATGGAAAAATCTTCGTACTACCCGTCGAGGAGTGCATACGAATCAGAACCGGTGAAACCGGCTCAGCAGCTATCGGTTAA
- a CDS encoding TIGR03905 family TSCPD domain-containing protein: MHEFIPQGTCSSKILFDIQDGKVKNLHFEDGCDGNLKALSILADGMEAGELVKKLKGLECEDKGTSCADQLARALEKYSNGAFANS; this comes from the coding sequence ATGCACGAATTTATACCCCAGGGAACCTGTTCATCAAAAATTTTATTTGACATACAGGATGGCAAAGTCAAAAACCTTCATTTTGAAGATGGCTGCGATGGGAATCTTAAAGCCTTGTCCATATTAGCCGATGGCATGGAGGCCGGGGAACTTGTAAAAAAGCTCAAGGGCCTTGAATGCGAAGACAAAGGCACATCCTGCGCGGATCAGCTTGCGCGGGCATTGGAAAAATATTCTAATGGGGCTTTTGCTAATAGCTGA
- the gcvPA gene encoding aminomethyl-transferring glycine dehydrogenase subunit GcvPA, whose protein sequence is MGSYIPNTETDRSEMLAAMGRKSIDELFANIPENVRIKDLNIPKGMAELDVTRAIASLAGENKIFSVVFRGAGAYKHYIPAAVKRITANETFTTAYTPYQAEISQGILQSIFEYQTMICELTGMDAANASVYDGASAAAEAMNMCRDRGKNNIYVSGTAHPQVIETIRTYCFGYGIPVIMIPKNTDGKTDLTALKNLLADDKAAAGIYIQSPNFFGLVEDIPGASEIAHANGALLATGVNPISLGLLESPGALGADIALGEGQPLGMPLAWGGPYLGFIACKNSLMRKLPGRIVGETTDTKGERAFVLTLQAREQHIRREKASSNICSNEAHCALTAAVYLSVMGEEGFAEAARQCHSKAIYTAKQISAISGYSLVYDGEFFNEFVTQCPDTEKALKVLEKDGILGGYPLGKSQLLWCVTELNTKDEIDRMACILKEATL, encoded by the coding sequence ATGGGCTCATATATACCGAATACCGAAACTGATCGGAGCGAAATGCTTGCCGCCATGGGGCGGAAATCCATCGATGAATTATTCGCCAACATACCCGAAAATGTCAGGATAAAAGATTTAAACATTCCCAAAGGCATGGCGGAACTTGATGTGACACGGGCAATTGCTTCTTTGGCAGGGGAAAATAAAATTTTTTCTGTCGTTTTTCGGGGAGCCGGGGCGTATAAACATTATATCCCTGCGGCGGTTAAGCGTATTACTGCTAATGAAACATTTACCACTGCGTACACCCCTTATCAGGCAGAAATAAGCCAGGGTATACTCCAGTCAATTTTCGAGTATCAGACCATGATCTGCGAACTCACAGGCATGGATGCGGCCAATGCCTCTGTGTACGATGGCGCCAGCGCTGCTGCCGAAGCAATGAATATGTGCAGGGACAGGGGAAAGAACAACATCTATGTTTCCGGGACTGCCCATCCCCAGGTGATAGAAACTATCCGTACCTACTGCTTTGGCTATGGCATCCCCGTCATCATGATTCCGAAAAACACAGACGGGAAGACAGATTTGACAGCCCTTAAAAATCTTCTTGCAGATGACAAGGCAGCTGCCGGTATCTATATTCAAAGCCCCAATTTCTTTGGCCTTGTTGAGGACATTCCCGGCGCTTCAGAAATCGCCCATGCCAATGGCGCGCTTTTGGCAACAGGGGTAAACCCCATCTCCCTGGGGCTTCTGGAAAGCCCCGGCGCATTGGGCGCCGACATTGCCCTTGGCGAGGGTCAGCCCCTAGGAATGCCCCTGGCCTGGGGCGGACCCTACCTGGGTTTCATTGCCTGCAAGAACAGCCTGATGCGAAAACTCCCTGGGAGGATCGTGGGCGAGACCACCGACACTAAAGGCGAACGCGCTTTTGTCCTTACCCTTCAGGCAAGGGAGCAGCACATACGCCGCGAGAAAGCCTCCAGCAATATCTGTTCCAACGAAGCCCACTGCGCCCTGACCGCAGCGGTTTATCTTTCGGTTATGGGCGAAGAAGGTTTTGCCGAGGCTGCCCGCCAATGCCATTCCAAGGCAATTTATACAGCAAAACAAATCTCGGCTATTTCGGGGTATTCTCTCGTCTACGATGGCGAATTCTTCAATGAATTTGTTACCCAATGCCCGGATACGGAAAAAGCCCTCAAGGTTTTGGAAAAAGACGGCATACTGGGGGGTTATCCCCTTGGCAAAAGCCAATTGCTTTGGTGCGTTACAGAACTTAACACCAAAGATGAAATTGACAGAATGGCATGCATATTGAAGGAAGCCACCTTATGA
- a CDS encoding sigma-54-dependent Fis family transcriptional regulator produces MDSSSHEMEELELLFDIARTFDKHVELRTALGPLLSLMETRAGLTWGMVTLLDRATGLLKIEEAYGLTAEEKARGIYRLGEGLVGRVFESGIAIIVPDLSRETHFLNRSRNRTREDMVGLTYYCVPIRSGGSVIGTLNAERRIQDDDRSAKMAQDKTFLEKVSSIIADSAKLRERIMEEQFRYRSEKVPDDRLNEDRSAKAQGGGRIAAGSDIIGTDKSMRSLYEMLLQVSPSDATVLITGESGTGKELVAAEIHRLSKRVGAPLIKINCAALPESIIESELFGHERGAFTGAVSQRKGRFELANRGTIFLDEIGELPPQIQVKLLRVLQERELERVGGTQTIKVDVRLVAATNRNLEEEVKSARFREDLYYRLNVFPLHIPPLRERKSDIVLLADHFAEKYAEKNGKLIKRISTPAIDLLTSYSWPGNVRELENCMERAVILSQDSVVHSYNLPPSLQSAASTNTEPTTTLEAALSRLEKELIVEALKIADGNMAAAARRLGVTERQMGLRVHHYGINWRLYRATRM; encoded by the coding sequence ATGGATTCTTCGTCCCACGAAATGGAGGAATTGGAGCTACTCTTTGATATAGCTAGAACCTTCGACAAGCATGTGGAGCTGCGAACCGCCCTGGGGCCTCTCCTAAGCCTGATGGAAACCAGGGCCGGCCTCACCTGGGGCATGGTAACCCTCCTTGACCGGGCCACAGGGCTTCTCAAAATCGAAGAGGCCTACGGACTCACGGCTGAGGAAAAAGCCCGTGGCATATACCGGCTGGGCGAAGGACTCGTTGGCAGGGTCTTTGAATCGGGCATAGCCATCATCGTCCCGGATCTTTCCAGGGAAACCCACTTTTTAAACCGTTCCCGGAACCGTACCAGGGAAGACATGGTTGGCCTTACTTATTATTGCGTGCCCATACGTTCGGGCGGTTCGGTCATCGGCACCCTCAATGCCGAACGGCGCATACAGGACGACGATCGTTCAGCAAAGATGGCCCAGGACAAGACCTTTCTCGAGAAGGTTTCTTCTATAATAGCGGACTCTGCCAAGCTCCGGGAACGGATTATGGAAGAGCAGTTCCGCTACCGCAGCGAAAAGGTTCCGGATGACCGGCTGAACGAGGATAGATCGGCAAAGGCCCAGGGTGGCGGTCGCATAGCTGCCGGCAGCGACATCATCGGCACTGACAAATCCATGCGGAGCCTTTATGAGATGCTCCTTCAGGTTTCGCCCAGCGATGCGACGGTGCTCATCACCGGGGAGAGCGGTACCGGCAAGGAGCTGGTCGCTGCCGAGATACACCGCCTTTCCAAGCGGGTAGGGGCGCCCCTGATCAAGATAAATTGCGCTGCCCTTCCGGAGTCCATCATAGAAAGCGAGCTTTTCGGCCATGAGAGAGGGGCTTTTACCGGCGCAGTGAGCCAGCGCAAGGGGCGCTTTGAGCTTGCCAACCGGGGAACCATATTTTTAGACGAGATAGGCGAGCTTCCCCCGCAAATCCAGGTAAAACTCCTCAGGGTACTCCAGGAAAGGGAGCTTGAAAGGGTGGGGGGTACCCAGACTATCAAGGTGGATGTGCGCCTTGTGGCCGCTACCAACCGGAACCTGGAGGAAGAGGTCAAATCCGCCCGTTTCCGCGAGGATCTCTACTATAGATTGAATGTCTTTCCCCTCCATATTCCGCCCTTGCGGGAGCGGAAAAGCGATATCGTGCTTCTGGCTGATCATTTCGCCGAGAAATATGCGGAAAAGAACGGCAAGCTCATCAAGCGCATCTCCACTCCGGCCATCGATCTCCTCACCAGCTATTCCTGGCCCGGCAATGTCCGTGAGCTTGAAAATTGCATGGAACGTGCGGTTATTCTTTCCCAGGATTCGGTTGTCCATTCCTACAATCTGCCCCCAAGCCTCCAGTCCGCAGCCTCTACCAATACCGAACCCACTACCACCCTGGAAGCGGCTCTTTCGCGGCTTGAGAAAGAGCTTATTGTTGAAGCCCTGAAGATAGCCGATGGCAACATGGCTGCTGCTGCCCGGCGTTTGGGCGTTACCGAGCGACAGATGGGTCTCCGGGTCCACCATTATGGCATCAATTGGCGGCTTTATAGAGCTACAAGAATGTAG
- a CDS encoding ATP-binding protein — MGRSFYSVKYIRLPELLDDLAVARGEGVFPKIIQVYKKNDLLILDKWLLTPLSETESRDLLEVVESRCSNNSTIFTSQVEPCGWHGKIGSVPIADAILDRTVHNSYTVNIRGEKSMRKRKSVI, encoded by the coding sequence ATAGGCCGTAGTTTCTATTCCGTGAAGTACATCCGCTTGCCTGAATTGCTGGATGACCTTGCCGTTGCGCGGGGCGAAGGGGTGTTTCCCAAAATAATACAGGTTTATAAAAAAAACGACCTGCTCATTCTGGACAAATGGCTGTTGACCCCCCTTTCTGAAACTGAAAGCCGGGACCTTCTTGAAGTAGTTGAGTCCCGCTGTTCCAATAATTCCACCATATTCACAAGCCAGGTAGAACCATGCGGCTGGCATGGAAAGATTGGCTCTGTTCCCATTGCTGACGCTATTCTCGACCGGACAGTTCATAATTCTTATACCGTCAATATCCGGGGAGAAAAATCTATGCGTAAACGCAAGAGTGTCATTTAA
- the gcvT gene encoding glycine cleavage system aminomethyltransferase GcvT codes for MEKKTPLYPWHESHGGRIVPFASYLLPVQYESGVIAEHNAVREKAGLFDVSHMGEFAIAGKAALEALQKILTNDFTNMAIGRVRYSLMCNEQGCIIDDLVVCKMDEGRYMLVVNAANRDKDAAWIKTKLKEIKLDGASFEDVSDKFAQIALQGPLAPAILSSLSNTIPEKYYTLIERGSVAGIDCIVSRTGYTGETGFELYCKPDDAIALWEKIMQAGKNSGLIPCGLGARDTLRLEASMPLYGHEMDETITPFEAGLASAVKMNKDFFIGKEGLTGKEKPGRIRTGLKIIDRGIARENCPVSVNGKNVGKTTSGTFCPHLKAAMAMALLDTSIAAPGNIVDVDVRGRIIKAETCALPFSLI; via the coding sequence TTGGAAAAGAAAACTCCCTTATATCCATGGCATGAATCTCACGGAGGAAGGATAGTCCCCTTTGCGAGTTATCTTTTGCCCGTCCAGTATGAAAGCGGCGTCATAGCCGAGCACAATGCTGTCCGCGAAAAAGCCGGCCTCTTCGATGTTTCCCATATGGGTGAATTTGCCATTGCCGGCAAGGCTGCCCTCGAAGCCCTGCAGAAAATCCTCACCAACGATTTCACGAACATGGCCATAGGCCGGGTGCGCTACTCCCTGATGTGTAATGAGCAAGGCTGCATCATCGACGATCTGGTGGTCTGCAAGATGGACGAAGGCCGCTATATGCTGGTGGTCAATGCGGCCAACCGCGACAAGGATGCGGCCTGGATTAAAACCAAGCTTAAAGAAATTAAATTAGACGGCGCTTCCTTCGAAGATGTCTCCGACAAGTTTGCGCAAATCGCCCTGCAAGGGCCTCTGGCGCCTGCCATACTCTCTTCCCTATCAAACACAATCCCCGAAAAATATTACACCCTTATCGAAAGGGGCAGTGTTGCGGGCATTGACTGCATTGTTTCCCGCACAGGCTACACCGGCGAAACAGGTTTTGAGCTCTATTGCAAGCCCGATGATGCCATTGCACTTTGGGAAAAAATCATGCAAGCAGGAAAAAATTCCGGCTTGATTCCCTGCGGCCTGGGCGCGAGGGATACCTTGCGGCTCGAGGCTTCCATGCCCCTCTATGGCCATGAAATGGACGAAACCATTACTCCCTTTGAAGCAGGGCTTGCTTCGGCAGTAAAAATGAACAAAGATTTTTTCATTGGCAAGGAAGGGCTCACGGGAAAAGAGAAGCCAGGCCGCATACGCACAGGGCTTAAAATAATAGACAGAGGAATAGCCCGGGAAAACTGCCCGGTGTCGGTCAATGGCAAAAACGTTGGAAAAACAACATCAGGGACTTTCTGCCCCCATCTCAAGGCGGCTATGGCCATGGCCCTTTTGGATACGAGTATTGCTGCTCCCGGAAATATCGTAGATGTGGATGTACGGGGCAGGATCATAAAAGCCGAAACCTGCGCCTTGCCTTTTTCTTTGATTTAA
- the gcvH gene encoding glycine cleavage system protein GcvH — protein MDVPENLKFTKSHEWVKSLEGGIVEIGLTDFAQSELGDIVFVNLPKAGDVLKAGTSFADVESVKAVSDIYSPLNGTVKEANQQVLDHPESINSAPYEAWLIRAQGDIPAGGLLSPAEYKALLG, from the coding sequence ATGGATGTGCCAGAGAATTTGAAGTTTACCAAATCCCACGAATGGGTAAAATCCCTTGAAGGGGGAATCGTAGAAATCGGCCTTACCGATTTTGCCCAATCCGAGCTTGGCGATATCGTATTCGTCAACCTGCCCAAGGCAGGGGATGTATTGAAAGCCGGGACTTCCTTTGCCGATGTGGAATCGGTAAAAGCGGTGTCCGATATTTACAGCCCCTTGAACGGAACCGTAAAGGAAGCCAACCAACAGGTGCTGGATCACCCCGAATCAATCAATTCCGCCCCTTACGAGGCCTGGCTCATAAGAGCCCAGGGGGATATTCCCGCAGGGGGATTGCTCTCCCCTGCCGAATACAAAGCCCTTCTGGGCTAA
- a CDS encoding ammonium transporter: protein MRKKLLIVAVLLGVGGVAALFAQETLETLGFSLDVVWLFIGSILVFIMQAGFALVETGLTRAKNATNITMKNVMDFCFGAIVYWAVGWGFMYGTSAGGLIGTDQFFNGPMLLDMESGNFYKSWFFQVVFAATAATIVSGAMAERTKFKSYLIYTCFISAFIYPISGHWVWGGGWLANLGFHDFAGSTVVHSVGGWAALMGAAVLGPRIGKYVKGADGTVTVKAFPGHNIPYAALGVLLLFFGWFGFNGASTGIATIGEGGIWSGLNIARVAVTTCLAASAGAVGALVFSWIWFKKPDCSMTLNGLLAGLVAITAPCAVVSPGASIIIGLIGGVLVVLAVEFIDKVLKIDDPVGAASVHLVCGIFGTLAVGIWANAPDDGVVGILHGGGFAQLGIQAVGVVSVGAWAAITSLILFLAIKAVVGLRVSPKEEMVGLDLSEHKSEAYTGFQIFSNM from the coding sequence GTGCGAAAAAAATTGCTTATTGTAGCTGTGCTTCTTGGGGTTGGGGGCGTTGCCGCCCTCTTTGCCCAGGAGACCCTTGAAACTCTGGGGTTTTCCCTGGATGTAGTTTGGCTCTTTATCGGGTCCATTCTGGTCTTTATTATGCAGGCTGGTTTTGCCTTGGTTGAGACCGGTTTGACTCGTGCAAAAAATGCCACCAATATCACCATGAAAAACGTGATGGATTTCTGTTTTGGAGCCATTGTGTACTGGGCTGTTGGCTGGGGTTTCATGTACGGGACTTCTGCGGGAGGACTCATTGGTACCGATCAGTTCTTCAACGGCCCAATGCTTCTGGATATGGAAAGCGGGAATTTCTACAAATCCTGGTTCTTCCAGGTTGTGTTTGCCGCTACTGCCGCTACCATTGTTTCGGGCGCTATGGCTGAAAGGACCAAGTTCAAGTCCTATCTGATCTACACCTGTTTTATTTCCGCCTTCATCTACCCCATCTCGGGCCACTGGGTCTGGGGCGGCGGCTGGCTCGCCAATCTGGGCTTCCATGATTTTGCCGGTTCCACTGTTGTCCACTCTGTGGGCGGTTGGGCGGCTCTTATGGGCGCTGCGGTTCTCGGCCCCCGTATTGGAAAATACGTGAAAGGCGCTGACGGTACGGTAACGGTCAAGGCATTCCCCGGGCATAACATCCCTTATGCGGCTTTGGGTGTGCTCTTGCTGTTCTTCGGATGGTTCGGATTTAACGGCGCGTCCACCGGCATTGCCACTATCGGCGAAGGCGGTATCTGGAGCGGTCTTAACATCGCCCGGGTTGCAGTAACTACCTGTCTGGCTGCTTCTGCCGGCGCAGTTGGCGCTCTCGTCTTCTCCTGGATATGGTTCAAAAAGCCCGACTGCTCCATGACCCTCAACGGTCTGCTTGCAGGTCTCGTGGCCATCACCGCCCCTTGCGCGGTTGTAAGCCCTGGCGCTTCCATCATCATCGGCCTTATCGGCGGCGTGCTGGTTGTGCTGGCTGTTGAGTTCATCGACAAGGTACTCAAGATAGACGACCCGGTTGGCGCTGCCTCAGTCCACCTTGTGTGCGGTATTTTCGGAACCTTGGCTGTAGGTATCTGGGCAAATGCTCCTGATGACGGCGTTGTCGGCATTCTCCATGGCGGCGGTTTTGCCCAGCTTGGTATTCAGGCAGTAGGCGTTGTATCTGTCGGCGCATGGGCAGCTATCACAAGCCTCATCCTCTTCTTGGCAATCAAGGCCGTTGTCGGTCTCAGGGTCAGCCCCAAGGAAGAAATGGTAGGTCTTGACCTTTCCGAACACAAATCAGAAGCCTACACGGGCTTCCAGATCTTCAGCAACATGTAA
- a CDS encoding M48 family metallopeptidase, with product MKKIVVLLTAIIIAIIAVACATNPLTGKTTMAFVDNSQLFPSSFQQYDEVLNESQVVTGTAAALMVDRVGARLKEAAEKWLASEGQSSYLAGYAWEYHLVQDDQVNAWCMPGGKIVVYTGILPVTKDETGLAVVLGHEISHALLNHGQQRMSADVLSQLGASGLNIVTGGRSPETQALAMTAYGVGSQLFGTLPFSRKHESEADHYGLLLMAIAGYSPDAAVPFWERMAAMGGGGTPEFLSTHPSDATRINQLRDWIPEAKSKAAQFGVNY from the coding sequence ATGAAAAAAATTGTTGTTCTGCTGACTGCGATTATCATTGCGATAATTGCTGTAGCCTGCGCTACCAATCCCCTTACCGGGAAAACCACCATGGCTTTTGTAGACAATAGCCAGCTCTTCCCTTCTTCGTTCCAGCAGTACGATGAAGTCCTGAACGAGAGCCAGGTGGTTACCGGAACTGCGGCTGCGCTTATGGTTGACCGGGTGGGCGCCAGGCTCAAGGAAGCTGCTGAAAAGTGGCTCGCTTCAGAAGGCCAAAGCAGCTACCTGGCTGGCTACGCATGGGAATACCACCTTGTGCAGGATGATCAGGTTAATGCCTGGTGCATGCCCGGGGGAAAGATAGTGGTCTACACAGGGATACTCCCTGTTACCAAAGATGAGACCGGACTTGCGGTAGTCCTGGGGCACGAAATTTCCCATGCCCTCCTCAACCACGGCCAGCAGCGCATGAGCGCCGATGTGCTTAGCCAGTTAGGCGCTTCGGGCTTGAACATCGTGACCGGCGGAAGATCGCCGGAAACCCAGGCCCTGGCCATGACCGCTTATGGCGTAGGTTCCCAGCTTTTCGGCACCCTGCCTTTCTCAAGGAAACACGAAAGCGAGGCGGATCATTACGGCCTGCTCCTCATGGCAATTGCGGGGTACAGCCCGGACGCAGCTGTCCCCTTCTGGGAAAGGATGGCGGCCATGGGGGGCGGGGGCACGCCCGAATTCCTCAGCACCCACCCATCGGATGCTACCAGGATCAATCAACTTCGGGACTGGATCCCCGAGGCCAAGAGCAAAGCCGCCCAATTCGGTGTGAATTATTGA